The Sulfitobacter guttiformis genome contains a region encoding:
- a CDS encoding imelysin family protein: protein MKRTILLATVAASSFALPALAADKTDVLATYADIAAAAYGDSLITAQRLQTAVNALVATPSPDSLNKARAAWLAARVPYQQTEVFRFGNPVVDDWEGKVNAWPLDEGLIDYVDQAYGGASDENELAALNVVANPVFTLSGKDIDATVITPQFLSDTLHEADGVEANVATGYHAIEFLLWGQDLNGHGVGAGNRAWTDYATADACTNDNCDRRGQYLVAVTDLLVADLDWMVAQWAQDGAARNDLTADSDAGLVAILTGMGSLSYGEQACDRMRLGLMLNDPEEEHDCFSDNTHNSHFYDGLGVQNIYLGEYTRIDGSRVLGASLSDMVSSADAALDAEMQEKLGTTMRALAQIKTAAESGFAYDQMLERGNEGGEALIMSGINGLIDQTRSIERVVSILGLDGIAFQGSESLDDPNAIFK, encoded by the coding sequence GTGAAACGCACCATTCTTCTGGCGACTGTCGCCGCTTCATCTTTTGCGCTGCCAGCGTTGGCCGCAGATAAAACCGATGTTCTGGCGACCTATGCCGATATTGCGGCCGCAGCTTATGGTGACAGCCTGATAACGGCACAACGCTTGCAGACAGCAGTAAATGCGCTGGTCGCTACGCCTTCGCCCGATAGCCTGAATAAAGCTCGTGCTGCATGGCTGGCCGCTCGCGTCCCTTACCAGCAAACGGAAGTGTTTCGTTTTGGCAATCCGGTCGTAGATGACTGGGAAGGCAAGGTGAATGCATGGCCTTTGGACGAGGGTCTGATTGATTATGTCGATCAGGCCTATGGCGGTGCGTCGGATGAAAACGAACTGGCCGCTCTGAATGTCGTGGCAAATCCCGTATTCACGCTCTCGGGCAAGGACATTGACGCAACTGTAATCACACCTCAGTTTCTATCGGATACCCTGCACGAAGCGGACGGCGTGGAGGCGAATGTTGCAACAGGATACCACGCGATCGAGTTTCTCCTTTGGGGGCAGGATCTGAACGGTCATGGTGTGGGTGCAGGTAATCGCGCATGGACGGATTACGCGACGGCAGATGCATGTACGAATGATAATTGCGACCGGCGCGGACAATATCTTGTTGCTGTGACGGATCTGCTGGTTGCGGATCTGGACTGGATGGTGGCGCAGTGGGCGCAGGACGGCGCTGCGCGCAATGATCTGACAGCAGACAGTGATGCCGGTCTGGTTGCGATTCTCACAGGCATGGGATCGTTGTCGTACGGCGAACAGGCGTGTGACCGGATGCGCCTTGGTCTGATGCTCAACGACCCAGAGGAAGAGCACGACTGTTTCTCCGACAACACCCACAACAGCCACTTTTATGACGGGCTCGGGGTCCAGAATATCTATCTGGGGGAATATACGCGCATCGACGGGTCCCGTGTGTTGGGGGCCTCGCTGTCGGATATGGTGAGCAGCGCGGATGCTGCACTGGATGCTGAAATGCAAGAAAAGCTCGGCACGACAATGCGGGCGCTGGCGCAGATCAAGACCGCCGCCGAATCAGGCTTTGCCTACGACCAGATGCTCGAGCGGGGCAACGAAGGCGGCGAGGCGTTGATAATGAGCGGAATAAACGGGCTAATCGACCAAACGCGGTCGATTGAACGTGTGGTAAGCATCTTGGGCCTCGACGGTATCGCGTTTCAGGGCTCGGAGAGCCTTGACGATCCAAACGCCATTTTCAAATAA
- a CDS encoding imelysin family protein — translation MKHLLLITAFAFTPVMSQAQTSGEVIEGIVRDHILSGFVQLEQKTAAFSQTASSDCTPTSAALRDGYADAFDAWVLVSHLRFGPTEVGDRGFALAFWPDSRGTTPRSLGALITDQDAVVDSSDSYGHVSIAARGFYAMELLLYDAALSDGANPQYLCSLIQAVAGDMATTTAAIAHDWREDYAARLIAPSSGGTYRGEEEVLQELFKALGTGLQFTSEVRLGRPLGTFDRPRPNRAEVWRAGRSARHVVLSLTALRDLSLRLSAADPAIAAHLAEGFDLALARMESLDDPIFAGVEQPQGRLRLEVVQQAVNGVRAEVRDALGPHLGVAAGFNALDGD, via the coding sequence ATGAAACATCTTTTGCTCATTACGGCCTTTGCTTTTACCCCTGTGATGTCGCAAGCTCAAACATCCGGTGAAGTTATCGAGGGGATCGTGAGAGATCACATTTTGTCAGGCTTCGTCCAGCTGGAACAGAAAACTGCGGCTTTTTCGCAAACAGCCAGCTCTGATTGCACGCCCACATCGGCTGCCTTGCGGGACGGTTACGCAGACGCTTTTGATGCATGGGTACTCGTGAGCCATTTGCGCTTTGGCCCCACGGAAGTCGGCGATCGCGGCTTTGCGCTGGCGTTCTGGCCCGACAGTCGCGGGACCACGCCGCGCAGCCTTGGGGCGCTGATCACAGATCAGGACGCTGTCGTGGACAGCTCAGACAGCTATGGGCATGTATCAATCGCTGCACGCGGGTTTTACGCGATGGAACTGCTCCTTTATGATGCGGCGCTGAGTGATGGCGCGAACCCGCAATACCTTTGCAGCCTCATTCAGGCGGTCGCTGGGGACATGGCCACAACCACAGCAGCAATCGCGCACGACTGGCGCGAGGATTATGCGGCTCGCCTCATTGCTCCGTCCAGCGGCGGCACCTACCGCGGGGAGGAAGAAGTGCTTCAGGAGCTGTTCAAAGCCTTGGGAACCGGCTTGCAATTTACATCCGAGGTGCGTCTGGGCCGTCCTTTGGGCACATTTGACCGCCCCCGACCCAACCGCGCCGAGGTCTGGCGCGCAGGCCGTTCGGCGCGCCATGTTGTACTAAGCCTGACCGCGCTGCGAGATCTGTCGTTGCGTCTGTCCGCCGCTGATCCGGCAATCGCGGCCCACCTTGCGGAGGGATTTGATCTGGCGTTGGCGCGCATGGAAAGCCTTGATGATCCGATCTTTGCAGGTGTCGAGCAACCGCAAGGCCGCTTGCGGCTTGAGGTGGTGCAGCAAGCGGTTAACGGTGTCCGCGCCGAGGTGCGCGATGCTTTGGGCCCGCATCTGGGCGTGGCGGCGGGGTTCAACGCCTTGGACGGGGATTAA
- a CDS encoding 2Fe-2S iron-sulfur cluster-binding protein, with protein MTMRFFSDAKRPVHMGPYPSEKLARSNHFPDLKSVPKAQHLKFDRSQDPASIVNAMREHQAMLDAIRSGLVNGAIADAPTDLQERTNHLKAFGYFADAAVVGCCELPREALLDDPYVNPDVGRLAQDLKSRQTKTLASGIDTIMADLRDSIAAPLSGIEAHTHALVFLYENPRDPQPDEVGTDWITQAQAHRAGLLAAETAVVIANYLRLLGYDARGHTVSSTDVDLNKMAVAAGIATVENGVLSHPYIGTRFGLGVVTTTFELAPDMPLAPMAQQPRSAFGIGWKLGTSSRKNALNAVPYAKRRFVDGAHPFENLRRVETPTTYIDEPRVVRVPKRTDMFARAQFGDMGKKMQDGATGGKYIRKAAPSMAQRRALGAFVLLQDGAKAAAKVPLDPARAAALVKATCYYLGADAVGISRCPDWAWYSHDARGDEIIPPHDQAINMIIDQGYETMDGSSGDDWIAVAQSMRAYLRFSLLGGVIARQIRNLGYSAKAHTVMDGEVLQPPLLLLSGLGEVSRIGEVILNPFLGPRLKSGTVTTDLPMTHDKPIDFGLQTFCESCNKCARECPSGAITLGPKLMFNGYEIWKSDSQKCATYRITTPGGAMCGRCMKTCPWNLEGIFKEAPFRWAAMNVPKLAPVLAKLDDAVENGGLNPVKKWWWDLEIAEDGGYRPVQHPTNQRGLQKELKLEYADQTLAVYPAPLAPPPYPYPFPMDREAGIEAYQAMITAEEYRARLSRGDTSAVHKRADLTESPVLQVVVTKAEQAADGIMKYEFAALDGGDLPAWQAGAHLDIVIAPEFLRQYSMSGNPADRSKYQITVLREAEGRGGSVLMQRIFEVGRRVFISKPINHFGLSPDATRTILMGGGIGITPLIAMAHELHGQGRDFVMHYSGRSRTTMGLLSDIASFDWMDKVRLHITDEGGRAELGKLLEGYRQGWHVYTCGAAQYMDAVMHAAQNAGYPEDARHLEYFSTPEQPDYVDHDFTLRLAKSGKEFVVPAGQTATEVLQANGVVIDVKCSDGICGVCKCKLVSGEVEHRDFVLSKSQRAEAIILCRSRAALAGGVIEIDL; from the coding sequence ATGACAATGAGATTCTTCTCGGATGCAAAGCGCCCTGTACATATGGGCCCCTATCCATCAGAAAAGCTTGCCCGATCAAACCATTTTCCTGATCTAAAATCTGTGCCAAAAGCGCAGCATCTGAAATTTGACCGGTCTCAAGACCCCGCTTCGATTGTGAATGCCATGCGTGAGCATCAGGCAATGCTGGATGCAATACGAAGCGGGCTGGTCAACGGGGCAATCGCGGACGCGCCCACTGACCTGCAAGAGCGGACAAATCATCTAAAAGCGTTTGGATATTTTGCAGATGCCGCAGTGGTTGGCTGCTGCGAACTGCCCCGTGAGGCGCTGCTGGACGACCCGTATGTGAACCCTGATGTGGGGCGGCTCGCGCAGGACTTAAAATCGCGCCAGACCAAAACCCTTGCCTCAGGCATTGATACGATCATGGCGGATTTGCGCGATTCAATCGCAGCGCCGCTGAGCGGGATCGAGGCCCATACCCATGCGCTGGTCTTTTTGTATGAAAATCCCCGTGATCCACAGCCCGACGAGGTCGGAACAGACTGGATCACGCAGGCACAGGCGCACCGAGCAGGCCTTCTTGCGGCCGAGACTGCGGTGGTGATCGCCAATTACCTGAGGCTGCTGGGCTATGATGCACGCGGGCACACGGTTTCCAGCACCGATGTTGATCTCAACAAGATGGCAGTCGCGGCGGGCATTGCCACAGTCGAGAACGGCGTGTTGTCGCATCCGTATATTGGCACGCGTTTCGGACTGGGCGTGGTGACCACCACATTTGAGTTGGCGCCAGATATGCCGCTGGCCCCGATGGCCCAGCAACCTAGATCTGCCTTTGGTATCGGATGGAAGTTAGGGACGTCCTCGCGCAAGAACGCACTGAATGCGGTGCCCTATGCCAAGCGCCGGTTTGTCGACGGGGCACACCCCTTCGAGAATTTGCGCCGGGTTGAGACCCCCACCACCTATATCGACGAGCCGCGGGTAGTCCGCGTCCCGAAGCGGACGGATATGTTCGCACGCGCGCAGTTTGGCGACATGGGAAAAAAGATGCAGGATGGAGCCACGGGCGGAAAATATATCCGCAAAGCTGCCCCATCAATGGCACAGCGCCGAGCCTTGGGTGCGTTCGTTTTGTTACAGGATGGCGCAAAGGCGGCCGCGAAAGTGCCGCTTGATCCCGCGCGCGCAGCGGCACTGGTCAAAGCGACCTGTTACTATCTCGGGGCGGATGCGGTCGGGATTTCACGCTGCCCCGATTGGGCGTGGTACAGCCATGATGCCCGCGGCGACGAAATCATCCCGCCACATGACCAAGCCATCAATATGATCATCGATCAAGGCTATGAGACAATGGACGGCTCATCGGGGGATGACTGGATCGCGGTGGCGCAATCCATGCGCGCTTATCTGCGGTTTTCCTTGCTTGGGGGGGTGATCGCGCGCCAAATACGCAATCTGGGATATTCGGCAAAGGCCCACACCGTTATGGATGGCGAAGTGCTCCAACCCCCGCTTTTGCTGCTGTCGGGGCTGGGCGAGGTTAGCCGGATTGGCGAGGTAATCCTGAACCCGTTTCTGGGGCCGCGGCTCAAATCAGGCACTGTAACGACCGATCTGCCGATGACCCATGACAAGCCGATTGATTTCGGCCTGCAAACATTTTGCGAGAGCTGCAACAAATGTGCGCGTGAATGTCCGTCGGGGGCGATCACGCTGGGGCCGAAGCTGATGTTCAATGGCTACGAGATCTGGAAGTCCGACAGCCAGAAATGCGCGACCTACAGGATCACCACACCGGGCGGCGCGATGTGCGGGCGCTGTATGAAGACCTGTCCTTGGAACCTTGAGGGGATCTTCAAAGAGGCGCCATTTCGATGGGCGGCGATGAATGTGCCAAAATTGGCTCCTGTCCTTGCAAAGCTTGACGATGCTGTTGAAAACGGCGGACTTAATCCTGTTAAAAAGTGGTGGTGGGATCTGGAAATTGCGGAGGATGGCGGCTACCGCCCTGTGCAGCATCCCACTAACCAGCGCGGGCTGCAAAAGGAGTTAAAGCTCGAATATGCGGACCAGACGCTTGCGGTCTATCCCGCGCCATTGGCACCTCCGCCCTATCCCTATCCGTTTCCGATGGACCGCGAAGCGGGCATCGAAGCTTATCAGGCGATGATTACGGCGGAAGAGTACCGCGCGCGGCTGTCGCGCGGTGACACTTCGGCGGTGCACAAGCGCGCCGATCTGACCGAAAGCCCTGTGTTGCAAGTGGTTGTGACCAAAGCGGAGCAGGCAGCAGACGGCATTATGAAATATGAGTTTGCTGCCCTCGATGGTGGCGATTTGCCGGCATGGCAGGCAGGTGCGCATCTGGATATCGTCATAGCACCGGAGTTTTTGCGCCAATACTCGATGTCGGGCAATCCTGCCGATCGCAGCAAATACCAGATCACTGTCCTGCGTGAGGCGGAGGGGCGCGGCGGTTCGGTCCTGATGCAGCGTATTTTCGAGGTTGGGCGGCGGGTATTCATCTCCAAACCGATCAACCATTTTGGACTGTCGCCCGACGCGACCAGAACCATCCTGATGGGCGGCGGCATCGGGATCACGCCCCTGATTGCGATGGCGCATGAACTGCACGGGCAAGGACGCGATTTTGTGATGCATTATTCTGGACGCAGCCGTACCACCATGGGTCTGCTGAGTGATATTGCATCCTTTGATTGGATGGATAAGGTTCGTCTGCACATCACCGACGAGGGGGGGCGTGCCGAATTGGGAAAGCTTCTTGAAGGATACCGGCAGGGCTGGCACGTTTACACCTGTGGAGCCGCACAATATATGGATGCCGTGATGCACGCCGCGCAGAACGCTGGTTACCCCGAGGACGCGCGCCATCTGGAATATTTCTCGACGCCTGAGCAGCCGGACTATGTCGACCATGATTTTACGCTGCGGTTGGCCAAATCCGGAAAGGAGTTCGTCGTGCCTGCAGGTCAGACAGCTACAGAAGTGCTACAGGCAAACGGGGTCGTGATTGATGTAAAATGCAGCGATGGCATCTGCGGTGTGTGTAAATGCAAGCTAGTCTCGGGCGAGGTCGAGCATCGCGATTTCGTCCTGTCCAAAAGCCAGCGCGCAGAAGCAATTATCCTGTGCAGATCGCGTGCTGCATTGGCAGGCGGTGTGATAGAAATCGACCTTTAG
- a CDS encoding porin — protein MQKSFLTAGLYGLVLAGGSSVMAQDAGFIWGGSVEVGIDSTVKADDPTAEVTDTYISADVAFEAAITDRITAFGGLSLESVTDAVDNRAFEDMGLYVSELGLRFGFGETLVSVGKISPVFGKAWDEAPGFYGTSLAEDYELSEMIGVTVNTPLSSGVLSFAAFYVDDTALSNSVGNKRGRNSVANGGLANTGKFDNVSLQFAQEFGATSAWVGLRHLTAGVGNSEDETAVAVGASHDFGTGLSMIGEVVRFDNAGGEQGYATYTTLGGAYALDAWTFSATATLVNAADSTDRMYAVGVDRSLTDAIDVNFGLARFDVGGAKSTAVGLAAVVSF, from the coding sequence ATGCAAAAATCGTTTCTCACAGCTGGGCTTTATGGCCTCGTGCTTGCTGGCGGGTCGTCAGTGATGGCCCAAGACGCCGGTTTTATCTGGGGCGGTAGCGTCGAGGTTGGAATCGACAGCACGGTGAAGGCAGATGACCCAACTGCCGAAGTGACCGACACTTACATCTCCGCAGATGTAGCATTTGAGGCGGCAATTACGGACCGTATCACGGCCTTCGGTGGGCTAAGCCTTGAATCCGTTACCGACGCAGTAGACAACCGCGCCTTCGAGGATATGGGTCTCTACGTGAGTGAGCTCGGTTTGCGCTTTGGCTTTGGCGAGACACTTGTCTCGGTGGGTAAGATTAGCCCCGTTTTCGGCAAAGCGTGGGACGAAGCGCCCGGATTCTATGGCACCTCGCTTGCCGAAGATTACGAGCTTAGCGAGATGATCGGTGTAACAGTTAATACACCGCTGAGCAGTGGTGTGCTGTCATTTGCGGCCTTCTATGTAGACGATACTGCGCTAAGCAATAGCGTCGGAAACAAGCGTGGGCGGAATTCTGTCGCAAATGGTGGTTTGGCCAATACTGGCAAGTTCGATAATGTGTCGCTCCAGTTTGCGCAGGAATTCGGCGCTACAAGCGCGTGGGTCGGCTTGCGCCATCTGACGGCAGGTGTCGGCAACTCGGAAGATGAAACTGCTGTTGCTGTGGGCGCTTCTCATGATTTTGGCACAGGTCTGAGCATGATCGGGGAAGTGGTCCGCTTTGACAACGCGGGCGGCGAGCAGGGTTATGCCACCTATACAACCCTTGGCGGCGCCTATGCGCTTGATGCGTGGACATTCTCGGCCACGGCAACACTTGTTAATGCCGCAGACAGCACTGACAGAATGTATGCTGTTGGTGTTGACCGCTCCCTTACGGATGCGATTGACGTAAACTTTGGTTTGGCACGGTTTGATGTGGGCGGTGCCAAATCAACTGCCGTCGGCCTTGCGGCGGTTGTTTCTTTCTAG
- a CDS encoding transporter substrate-binding protein: MTENFDIGILYSRSGTYQLLSEALFRGAMAAVEAVNTDSTIPVTFTPVIRDPEGDLTKYAPLCAEILGTSSARHIVGCVTSSSRKEVIPELDRAGATLWYNVPYEGFETSARVVYSHAATNQNILPILGWAKRHFGMSAYLVGSNYIWGWETCRVARMRLEASGGAVLGERYLPLGDVWVEGLIREIERSEPKFIVNSLVGASSYAFIKAYAELGRRNPRFTAANCPILSCNLTEAELPALGDAAEGLISVGPSFCTTSAQDGRGSSLEKTAYQSVLTLAAVLARGVEGPFDSYLAENGARYGIDPATQHTTLDVHIAQVRGGAFQILHSWSDIAPDPYLTRPLRHPQFDQPILTVVRA; the protein is encoded by the coding sequence ATGACCGAGAACTTTGACATTGGCATTTTATACTCCCGGTCTGGGACCTATCAGCTTTTGTCAGAGGCGCTGTTTCGGGGAGCTATGGCTGCCGTCGAGGCTGTCAATACCGACAGCACTATACCCGTGACATTTACGCCTGTTATCCGTGACCCCGAAGGTGATTTGACGAAATACGCGCCCCTGTGTGCCGAGATCCTTGGCACATCCAGTGCCAGACACATCGTCGGATGCGTGACGTCCTCGAGCCGCAAGGAGGTCATCCCCGAACTCGACCGCGCGGGTGCGACGCTTTGGTATAATGTACCCTATGAAGGCTTCGAGACATCCGCCCGCGTTGTATATTCCCATGCGGCGACAAATCAGAACATCCTGCCGATACTGGGCTGGGCCAAGCGGCATTTCGGGATGTCAGCATATCTTGTCGGCTCGAATTACATCTGGGGTTGGGAGACTTGCAGGGTCGCACGGATGCGGCTGGAAGCATCGGGTGGCGCGGTTCTGGGGGAGCGATATCTACCGTTGGGGGATGTCTGGGTCGAAGGTTTGATCCGTGAAATCGAGCGTAGTGAGCCAAAGTTTATCGTGAACTCGTTGGTCGGCGCGTCTTCTTACGCCTTCATAAAAGCCTATGCAGAGTTGGGCCGCCGCAACCCGCGGTTTACTGCTGCAAACTGTCCAATTTTGTCGTGTAACCTAACCGAAGCGGAACTTCCGGCGCTCGGAGATGCGGCGGAAGGTCTTATTTCTGTGGGGCCGTCCTTTTGCACAACGTCCGCGCAGGATGGCCGCGGATCATCACTTGAGAAGACGGCGTATCAATCGGTTCTGACATTGGCGGCGGTACTGGCCCGAGGGGTCGAAGGCCCGTTCGATAGCTATCTGGCCGAAAACGGGGCGCGCTACGGCATCGACCCCGCGACGCAGCATACAACGCTGGATGTCCATATCGCTCAGGTGCGCGGCGGGGCATTTCAAATTTTGCACAGCTGGTCAGACATCGCACCCGACCCCTATCTCACACGCCCCCTGCGCCACCCCCAGTTCGACCAGCCGATACTGACTGTGGTGCGCGCATGA
- a CDS encoding di-heme oxidoreductase family protein — MNKIFTQSKPVNWSGCVGGFAVAVLLGTPISAQNSIPVFDDPHLNTIPRTAAEAARISAVTALATDFSAPQKFEEKSAGAATVRARTDADAFSQPSGNISFEDELDFKVGNGLFRKLWVSSPSSTLASDGLGPIYNARSCQRCHIKDGRGHPPENAQDNAISMFLRVSIPDLDGGSDADAMERIEGYIATRPDPVYGSQLQDFAVQGHPAEYRLDISYTEEVVTLADGEKVSLRHPTYIAADLGYGPLHTDAMLSPRVAPQMIGLGLLEAIASDDILVRTDPDDLDGDGISGRANVVWSQIHNQPMLGRFGLKAGSPTILEQSAAAFAGDIGISTPVFQAGFGDCSILQADCRDAPQGDGDDRVFEIDQTGLDLVTFYSRNLGVPARRNVEDPQVLQGKQVFYETGCTACHTPSYVTQRLEDRPEQSFQLIWPYTDMLLHDMGPALADNRPEGRATGTEWRTPPLWGIGLTAQVSDHSYFLHDGRARSLLEAVIWHDGEAAGQRDKVIALPTKERDALIAYLESL, encoded by the coding sequence ATGAACAAGATTTTCACACAATCAAAGCCCGTCAATTGGTCGGGGTGCGTTGGCGGCTTTGCTGTCGCAGTGCTTCTTGGAACGCCAATCAGCGCTCAAAACTCGATCCCTGTCTTCGATGACCCGCATCTGAACACAATACCGCGTACAGCCGCGGAGGCCGCACGCATTTCTGCAGTTACGGCCCTTGCTACTGATTTTAGTGCCCCGCAAAAGTTCGAGGAAAAATCAGCGGGTGCTGCCACGGTTCGGGCACGGACCGATGCGGATGCCTTTTCCCAGCCGTCCGGCAATATCAGCTTCGAGGACGAGTTGGACTTCAAAGTTGGCAACGGACTGTTCCGCAAACTGTGGGTTTCCTCGCCCTCTTCCACTTTGGCGTCTGACGGGCTCGGGCCGATCTATAATGCACGCTCGTGCCAGCGATGCCACATCAAGGACGGGCGCGGCCATCCCCCAGAAAATGCGCAGGATAACGCGATTTCGATGTTCTTGAGGGTCTCTATTCCTGACCTTGATGGCGGATCCGACGCGGATGCAATGGAGCGGATTGAGGGATATATCGCCACGCGCCCCGATCCGGTCTATGGCTCACAGCTTCAGGATTTTGCGGTTCAGGGACATCCTGCGGAATACCGTCTTGATATTTCCTATACCGAAGAAGTTGTCACACTCGCGGATGGCGAAAAAGTATCTCTTAGGCATCCAACATATATTGCTGCGGATCTTGGGTACGGCCCGCTGCACACAGATGCCATGCTCAGCCCGCGTGTCGCGCCCCAAATGATCGGCCTCGGTCTTCTTGAGGCGATCGCAAGTGATGACATCCTCGTTCGAACCGATCCTGACGATCTGGACGGTGACGGGATTTCAGGGCGCGCAAATGTCGTCTGGTCGCAAATCCATAATCAACCGATGCTTGGGCGCTTTGGCCTCAAGGCGGGCAGCCCGACGATCCTTGAACAGTCAGCCGCCGCCTTTGCTGGTGACATCGGTATTTCCACGCCGGTTTTTCAGGCGGGCTTTGGTGATTGCAGCATTTTGCAGGCTGATTGCCGCGACGCCCCCCAAGGCGACGGCGATGACCGTGTCTTTGAGATCGACCAGACCGGCCTTGATCTCGTGACATTCTACAGTCGCAATCTGGGGGTGCCTGCGCGGCGCAATGTGGAGGATCCCCAGGTGTTGCAGGGCAAGCAGGTATTCTATGAAACCGGATGCACCGCATGCCATACGCCTTCGTATGTAACCCAGCGCCTCGAGGACCGTCCCGAGCAAAGTTTTCAGTTGATCTGGCCCTACACCGACATGCTTTTGCATGACATGGGTCCTGCGCTGGCCGATAACCGCCCCGAAGGTCGTGCCACCGGAACTGAATGGCGTACCCCTCCGCTTTGGGGCATTGGCCTCACTGCCCAAGTGAGTGATCACAGTTATTTTTTACATGACGGGCGGGCGCGCTCGCTGCTCGAGGCTGTGATATGGCACGATGGCGAAGCGGCAGGACAGCGTGATAAGGTTATCGCGCTGCCCACCAAAGAGCGCGACGCTTTGATCGCCTATCTGGAGAGTTTATGA
- a CDS encoding ANTAR domain-containing response regulator — protein MRTQIDIAGLEGARAVVMHPEHDRLNVMLRQLRAIGLEVEVAWPTLPASAITADFTLYDTDAGHDAQFPWQAGNAPMPMIALVGSEAPGRIEWASRIGADALLVKPLAASGVFAALLMARQSFERRKALLAEIDALHGRLSARQTIVQAVSLLAKKTGSEETAYDDLRKLAMAWQMTMEDAAVQIVKHKKEAGRYRDCS, from the coding sequence ATGAGAACCCAAATCGACATTGCCGGACTTGAGGGCGCGCGGGCTGTTGTCATGCACCCCGAGCACGACCGCCTGAACGTTATGTTGCGCCAGTTACGTGCCATTGGTCTGGAAGTGGAGGTTGCTTGGCCCACCTTGCCCGCTTCTGCGATAACGGCTGATTTCACCCTTTATGATACGGACGCGGGCCATGATGCGCAATTTCCCTGGCAGGCAGGAAATGCGCCGATGCCTATGATCGCTCTTGTGGGATCCGAAGCACCGGGGCGGATCGAATGGGCCTCGAGGATCGGCGCGGATGCGCTGTTGGTCAAACCCCTGGCCGCAAGCGGTGTGTTTGCAGCGCTGTTAATGGCGCGCCAGTCTTTCGAGCGACGCAAGGCCCTATTGGCGGAAATCGATGCGCTGCACGGACGCCTTTCAGCGCGCCAGACCATCGTGCAGGCCGTCTCTCTTCTGGCCAAGAAAACCGGCTCGGAGGAGACGGCATATGACGATCTGCGCAAGCTTGCCATGGCTTGGCAGATGACCATGGAGGACGCTGCCGTCCAGATCGTAAAACACAAAAAAGAAGCGGGGCGGTATCGTGACTGTAGCTGA
- a CDS encoding DUF1513 domain-containing protein produces MIGKNRALKDAAGPNSRRRQFIAGLLAVGVVPAPTWADAGKPAYLAAAARSDGTYALCGLNASLETVFRIPLPARGHAAAAHPLRPEAVAFARRPGTFAVVIDCLSGTAKARLKAPEGLHFYGHGAFSASGDWLFTTENDYASGRGNIGVWDVAAGYRRIDGFSSGGIGPHDIKRLPNSDVLVVANGGIDTHPDTGRAKLNIATMQSNLSYLLDGAVMEQAILPPHHQKNSIRHLALSAKGDVAMGMQWEGDGTSPALVARHSRGSDIAVATLPDDLLRALDGYIGSIAFSQNGKTIAVTSPRGSILDIYDADRMALASRTAINDVCGIAPCLEGFALTTGTGALGVLDTTEPRFMPAAAHSWDNHLVMI; encoded by the coding sequence ATGATCGGCAAGAATAGAGCTTTGAAAGACGCGGCTGGCCCAAACTCACGCCGTCGCCAGTTTATCGCAGGGTTGTTGGCAGTCGGAGTGGTTCCTGCGCCCACTTGGGCCGATGCGGGCAAACCTGCCTACCTCGCTGCTGCTGCAAGATCTGATGGTACATATGCGCTGTGCGGGTTGAACGCGTCCCTCGAGACGGTGTTCCGCATTCCATTGCCCGCCCGTGGCCATGCTGCAGCAGCCCATCCCCTGCGCCCCGAAGCAGTAGCGTTTGCGCGCAGACCTGGCACTTTTGCGGTGGTTATAGATTGTCTCTCAGGCACGGCCAAGGCGCGGCTCAAGGCGCCCGAAGGTTTGCATTTCTACGGGCACGGCGCATTCTCTGCCAGCGGGGATTGGTTGTTCACAACCGAAAACGATTACGCATCCGGCCGAGGAAATATCGGCGTCTGGGACGTAGCCGCAGGGTACCGCCGCATCGACGGATTTAGCAGTGGCGGCATCGGACCGCATGATATCAAGCGCCTTCCGAACTCTGACGTGCTGGTCGTTGCGAATGGCGGGATCGACACCCATCCCGATACCGGCCGTGCCAAGCTCAACATCGCGACGATGCAATCCAACCTGTCCTATCTCCTTGATGGCGCGGTAATGGAACAAGCAATCCTGCCGCCCCATCACCAGAAAAATTCGATCCGGCATCTTGCGCTCAGCGCAAAGGGCGATGTCGCGATGGGGATGCAATGGGAGGGTGACGGCACCTCCCCCGCACTTGTAGCGCGGCACAGTCGCGGCAGTGATATTGCAGTCGCCACCCTCCCCGATGACCTCCTGCGCGCCCTTGACGGCTATATCGGCAGTATCGCATTTTCGCAGAACGGCAAAACAATCGCGGTCACATCCCCACGTGGCAGCATCCTCGATATCTACGATGCAGATCGTATGGCACTTGCCTCGCGCACTGCAATCAACGATGTCTGTGGCATCGCGCCGTGCTTAGAAGGATTTGCGCTGACCACAGGCACCGGTGCCTTGGGGGTTCTGGATACGACCGAGCCGCGCTTCATGCCTGCAGCGGCGCATAGTTGGGACAATCATCTGGTCATGATCTAG